In a genomic window of Larus michahellis chromosome 3, bLarMic1.1, whole genome shotgun sequence:
- the TBPL1 gene encoding TATA box-binding protein-like 1 — protein MDADSDVALDILITNVVCVFRTRCHLNLRKIALEGANVIYKRDVGKVLMKLRKPRITATIWSSGKVICTGATSEEEAKFGARRLARSLQKLGFQVIFTDFKVVNVLAVCNMPFEIRLPEFTKNNRPHASYEPELHPAVCYRIKTLRATLQIFSTGSITVTGPNVKAVASAVEQIYPFVFESRK, from the exons ATGGATGCGGACAGTGATGTTGCATTGGACATTTTAATCACAAACGTAGTGTGTGTTTTTAGAACAAGATGTCATTTGAACTTGAGGAAGATCGCATTAGAGGGAGCAAATGTTATATACAAGCGAGATGTTGGG aaagtaTTAATGAAGCTTAGGAAACCTAGGATTACGGCCACCATTTGGTCCTCAGGAAAAGTTATTTGCACAGGAGCCACAAG TGAAGAAGAAGCTAAATTTGGTGCCAGACGATTAGCTCGTAGTCTACAGAAACTAGGTTTTCAG GtaattttcacagattttaaagTTGTGAATGTTTTAGCAGTGTGCAACATGCCCTTTGAGATCAGATTGCCAGAATTTACGAAGAATAACAGACCTCATGCGAG ttATGAACCAGAACTTCATCCTGCCGTGTGTTACAGAATAAAAACTCTCAGAGCTACCTTACAGATTTTTTCCACAGGCAGTATCACAGTTACAG GGCCAAACGTAAAGGCTGTTGCCAGTGCTGTGGAACAGATCTACCCATTCGTGTTTGaaagcaggaaataa